From Helicoverpa zea isolate HzStark_Cry1AcR chromosome 12, ilHelZeax1.1, whole genome shotgun sequence:
gtgggccAAACACATTTGCATTTGAGCATGCATTACGGGTAACCAGAAATATTAGTCTGTTGAGTAGTCCTACCAAGGGGTACAGGGATTTGCGCATTTGACTGGGTCGACGTGGTCATATAGATAGTCTCTTTGTaaattagactggaagacgaccactttatgtagttgggaaagtctaggcagatgatgcgatcgtattaatatttttatagtcatttatttatttagaacatataatttacatttttaaatattaaatataaaaataaaaaacatttaaaaatataaaaaataggttgccaccgatatcgggcacagggtccaaggtaccggtggttagggtcccagagacagaaacctcctcacgaTACGTGCcatatcaaggagtactgccttctgaatcagtcccttgatccagccgcccaacgagagcctcctgaggtgttcgtcgaggctcttggctattaaaccattggccgtaacgacaatcggcacaacaacagccgtgtcgacactccacatggcgacaacctcgtgcgctaagtcgagatactttatttgtttctctttctcagctttcacaaggttctcgtcatgcggaacggcgacatcgactatcatcgcgcggcgcgctaatcgatctatcaccacaatatcaggcttattggctacaataagtattaatatttttattaacatttttcacCTGAAACTGTATACTATATCACTGTCATTGTTGTTTTTTGCGATATTATCTCCTAATTGTATATGATATTGATTGAACGCGTGTTAGTTTATCTTCACATAACGTACTTGGCTGATTACTCATCAACTCAATCTGATAAGATTTATCAGTACGCAGCACAACTAACTatgctttattttaatttctatcaTATTAGAACCAGTACTCATATCCCTTCGACCATCGACGTACTCGCACCTGTGCAAAAACCCCCGCATAACTAAAAATACCTCAAAGATAATAGattagtcaaaataatcaatacctCGACTGATAACGTTATCTATACTCAACACGCAGCAAAATGATTTGCCAATGTTAACGTATCGTTCACGTGAACATCATTTTACGTCTTTTGTGtgcgaaaaaatatttatagtgctTAAACTAAATGGAGGAAGTGCGTGGAAACGGCGATGTGCTCAAGAAAAGTCATTTCGCGAGACTCCATGAaagaatacaaaacaaatatgaGGAGATGCAAAGAAAACTTGATAAATCTAGGTCCGTTGATTCGCTGTCATCACTCAAAGAAGATTACGTCTACAAGGAACCCAGATACGCGAGCTGTGctgatattaataatattgatacCACGATGAAAAGACAAGACGTGCCCTTCGAAAGACATAGTGTTAAATACAGTGTTATTGTTGAGGAGATCGCTAAAAATGATGCCTCCTTACAGTATATTAGTGCAAGGCAGGCCAGTATATCTGAATCTGAGCCTACGCCAACTATTAAGTGTGGAAACGAGAATGATAGTGATTCAAACCAATTCTTCGGTGATGAATTCTCCAAGCTGAGTCTCGAATCGTAAGTTCCTCTTATTTTCTATGTTAAGGATGAGTTAAGATCTAGAACAAACACCAGACAGAATTAATTACATTAGATTtaagaaaaattacaaaattttgaCATGGGTATTAAAAGTCACGACAACAACAAATCAAAAACATTGAAGTGTGAAGTTTGAAATTTATATTGTAGCCCCAGCTTTATTTAAGAgacaattttaaaagtaatgagGAATTCCTGCAATATTTCAGATTAAATGAAGTGGCTAAAGAAAGCGACGAGTATCAAACGCCAACTCCCACTCCACCCCCGCCATTATCGATACGAAACAAAATTGGCTCGCGAATATCAGCTGTTAAAGACAAACGACGACAAAAGGAGAAAGAAAAGGCTGAAAACGAGAAAAAATCAGCTCGGGAGAAAGTCGAAAAGGtcctttttatttacatttcaacaGAACGTTACGATTGCGATTGCTAAACTCTTTCTTTAATGTTTACAAATTCCCGACAGTGACATCCCGTAAAGCATCGCCTGTTACGATTTATTGGACTTTCtttcagcaaaataaaaaagatttatttttttaggagtGACAAGTAAATAAAGGAGTTCtttgttttcagtttattttgagCAATACTAAAGAAGAAAGAGTAAAAACGTTGAAAAGGACAAAAGTGGCTACGGTGACCATTGCTTTAATTGAAGCCACTGGTTTGGAAACTGATGTTTTAGAAGACAAACCCCGGTTATTGTTTTGTCGATTTAGGTGAGTTGCCAACgccttttattatttctttgtttatgAATTTTCGTTTCATGTTTAGGAAGCAAAGTTGCCTTATTGTTATCTTGTAGTTTATCAAGATTACTTATGTGTGTACATAAGTGGTTTAATTGCATACGattaatttatatatctttTAAAGTCTGAACATCCTGTTCAAAGTATGTCATGAAAGTATAAGTGAATTACATCGTTCGtacctatttcatttatatttcaaatgaatatttttacgGGAAAATTCGGACcttttatctattttaattaGAGCGATATCAAACGTTCTTGCTTCCTTATTATAGATGTACTTAATTTATTACAGGTTGGGCACAGAAAAATATAAGTCGAAAGTAATAAAAACGAACACATCTAAAGCAAAATGGCAAGAATTgttcaattttaatttgtacGAAGACAACATTGTGGAAATACAACTATTGGAAAAAGATTTTTGTGTTGGCAGGTATATTGAGTTCCTTTTTGtaccatattttaatatttgaaaggaaaaacataattttaatgccGAGGATTTTCATTAAGTTCCCTATGGTATATATTggataacaatattttgttattcGTAATTTGTCGTTTAATATATTGTATGAAGATTGAATGTGAGTTTTGTCAGCAATTTTTATTCTGCCCGTTAAAGAAAAACTCTCTTAAATTAGTTTACTAAACCTACATCGTTTGATCGTtatcgtgttttgttttatatcttATCATCGCTAACTGGATAAAACTTTGACGTACTATTAcgtacgtattaaaaaaaatcctttatttataaatacattttaaatccATATAATATACTTTTCCTTCTTtggtatttaaagaaaaaactgcTTTATGTTAACCCACATAAAACTTTATATTCGTAATTTCCATCTCTCCTTATTTTCAGAACACAAATCGATCTAACagaattgaaaaaagaaaaaactcaCAAATTACGAATAAAGTTAGAAGGTGATCTAGAGAAGGTTGAAATGTTTATGTTGCTGACAGTCACTGGGTTTTCTCTGATAAGCCTTGATGAATATCAGGAGACGCAGAGGAGGCTTGCTATGGTCACGAAGAATTCTGTAAGTTCcgttatgtacttacttacgaTAATATGAGATAATAAAAAGATGATATTTAGAATTCGTCATATCGTAGGCCTGTTTGAAATTATAAGGATAAATAATTTTCCATATACCTGAAAATTAAGTTAACTATGAGTGTACCACTAACAAATTAACAACATGTGCGCAAAATTTGATATGCATCAGGATATTATCATCGTTCATTTCTAGAGAAAAGATTGACTGAAGACTGTTTGATAATATTCCTATATAACATTTAACAAAAAATCCGAAAAAGAAATATGGCAATTTTTAACCATGTACGTACTTTTTTACAGCCCTGGTACAAATACAAAGGCAAATCAGATGAGGTTGGCAGTCTAACAGTAATAGTCTATGGCGCCAAAGGACTGGCCTGCAATGAGTGCTACTGTGTTCTAGAACTTGACAACGAAAGACTGCAGACGCAAACTGAGTTCAAAACATCTGACCCTAACTGGATGAAGATAtttactttgtaagtttatcgaattattaaaaaaaaaatacattcagatGGATGGTCGACCACCGTGGCAGTTTTCCCTAaagagatcagtcagctgcacGGGACATATTGTGGTACATAAGCATTTAGGCAGACACTGGTGCCTtctctattccttcacactCATAGCCCTATGGGATGACAATCTGATGTCACAGAAAAGAGCTCAAACTTCCAGATTCCTAGAATGCAACTTTCAAGTTTCCAATTACGGAAGTTTAGTACCTTTTCTGTAACATTAGTAGGCTTCACATTAAATCCTACTTTTTTGTCTAATTACAGCGAAGTATCCGACGTTACCTCGATCCTTAATATCACAATCCTCGATGAGAAAAAAACCGAAGAAGTAGGATGTCTCTCAATACCTTtgcttaacttcaaaagtggcGAGAAGAAGTGGTACGCGCTCAAAGACTCCAGTCTAAGAGAGAGAGCTAAAGGAAATAATCCCAGGATACTGCTAGAAATGAATCTCACTTGGAAACTCGTAAGTAGAACTTTGATAAGAAATATTAATCCGAATGTTTTCCtaacatttaaattatcatttgtttaaacaaatataGACATAGCGGTCTTTAACATTATGTAAAAGGAAAGAAATCTATTTTCTATCAACTAAAAATATTGAGTtacagtaaaattttatttaatgtacctacaaaTGCAAAAATCTTTAACTCTATTATAGAAATTAATACATTTACTATCGTGAAGTCACTATTCGTCAATTGCACAGTAGCAAAGTCATTTTACGATAACTCTACAAACTTTCGTAAAGGGACTTAACCCACAAGTCCCACAACAAAAGTGCCGTATTACATGTACGTACGTACTAACAAAATGGAACTAGAAATAGTTatcttatttacttacataggtATTCATAAGTCCAAATACTCAAAGACTGGAAACCAAACCCAAATACCAGATAGCGACGCTCCAACTGATGACTCAATGTATATTTTTCTTAGAACAATAGAAGTAGCccagtaataaaataacacgTATAGAACCGTAGTTATTTTCCTTATAATATTATCTGTCTGCCACTTGTCAGAAGAAAATAAGACTATATAACAGGAAAAGACAACATGGGTGACAGATAATGAGAAATCGCGTCTCCGAGAAACTAATTTCTTAATATCACTTTCATGATAAATCGTGTAGCTATGTGAATAAATGAATACGTCCTCAGTAAATAGTGTGAGGTTACTGACCTTATCAGGGTCGAAAATACatcaatacttttttttattgctttacctcaaaaacaaaaaaaaaacttgtttttgaGGTAAAGCATAGTTATCCTTAGTAATTGCCGGTTTAACTCCCAAATGTATTATCAGCAGAGTCAGTAagcccaggtttcctcaagatgttttcctttagcATTACTCAATTTTAAACACATTGATACTTGCTTGACCAGGAATCAAACCCACACGTTTACACTTGAGCGCCAGTGCTTTAACAACTAGGCCTCCACGACAATTACCTCTTGACACTTGATTTCAAAAAAAGTCAACATAGTACATTTTTAGTAAATTTCAACATTTCCAATTTAAATCTTCAGCTGAAAGCATCAGTCCGCGTAGTAAACCCGAAAGAGGCCAAATATCTTGAGACCAAGCAGAAGCTGGACCGACACACATTTACGAGGAACCTCGCACGAGCTAAAGTTGTGCTAAATTGGACGCTGGACGCTTTTGGAGTTATGAAGTAAGTTTTAGCTAGAATATTTAAAGGAACTCTATTTTGGTTTTACTAGCCATCTGAAGGAAGTTTTGAATGTatacgtataaaaataatattttttggtatcaATTTATATCAAATTTGATTTGGAATACTTAATAGGgttttacatgcatttttgaaatatatcttaaataaattctttagtcttaatatatctctaaaaaattatttttttttttttctcacgttatgtacgaatataaattaattgttttatcataatttcaaatttcgcgcgtatttcgcgaaaacgcggcacacaacggacgccatgattgttttttggtcatgacgtcattacgttagtaaacaaactacagctgtcagtaatacatattttgatatgtattgaacattttaataatgagtaattatgctccgtatcgttggtgtgttgtttctgaatgtgagaacactagtgtaaaaacaccagacaaattatggattcaagtaccagtggatataaatatgagaaacacttggttaaaagttgcgagacgagatcccggactgttatcagataaatctcgtttatacttttgtgaagatcactttgatgtaagtaactgtattaacatgaaatatactctttaatgataggttaactacttcaagaatcaatactttgggaaatgtggataatatttagaggttatacacttttgtttactaccgtaatgacgtcattagcatggcggcgacatttcgtagtgttcaaagacagataaaaaaacctaaaaactttaaactgcaataaaaaatatatttatgtaccttacgaagtgaaactaacatttcccgattgcttttcctctaaacaatcattgtaatacacttttaatttttttctcatctagactaaaataccctattgtGCATAGGTATGCAGTGGGATTAAAAGATAATGAGGTAACTTAATATTAAGATTAAATTTTTCAGTATCGATAATCCTCACTCAGGAACATTCCTAAGTGTCCCGTGACCTCTTTGTGCGAAAAGAATTTGCAAATTAAGATGTAGGTAAATGCAAAACATGGTCCTTCATATAGTACCACAGTCCCATTGAGTCTAACTCCACTCCTAGCTCCGGTAAAATCTAAAAAAGTCTTCACAaggaaaaataagaaattactGAACCTAAAAAGAGCcttaactaaaaacttttttattgcgCAAGTGTTGAGAAATTCAAGTAAAGTTTGCACTTTCCAGTAGAATTTCCTCCAACACTAAGTGGGCCACTTATCGGCTTTGATCAGCTCGTTTCAAGTAATTAGGGCCTTAAGAGTACAACTGAGAATTAAATTATAAGATTGAATTACTTACGGAGGTTTTATGTTGTGTTTAGAAATTcatgaatttaattttcatttacctaCACAAGTTGAGCATTGGATTAGCTCGCATTTTCACTCTATCCTGGGAAACCAGATACCAGGTtaccaaattttatcaaaaatggTTGAGCTGTTTtgacataaaataaatgcaactcgcgtaaaacttttttttcttctttaaatGCATATTTTTACGACTTTTCTTAATATTAACTACTTTTTTTCAGAACATGTTTCGAATGGGAGTCAAGAAAAGCCAATGTAATAGCGTTGATGATATGGATGGTATTCTGCTGGTTCTTCAAAATATGGATGTTGCCACTAATCCTGCTTATACCATTCTTTTGGTACCGACCTCCGAAATACTTCCTACTTAGATGTAAGCATTTTGACTTAGTAAATAGCTgaacttaaattaatttgttcccttattataaaactaagttCGTCATATTTCAAATCTGATTTTAactcaatatatatttttgaatagtaAATAGGCATCTTCATCAATATGGTGTGGTTTTTTTCTGTAatctttaattatttatttaacttattttacaGGGAAAGactactttttaaagaaaattcctGTCGAAGATGATATCAAAAAAGAAAaggtaacatatttttatatttaatttttcattatcATTTCAAATATGTATTAACGCTGGACGTGACattaaaaacaagttttattaattacaggAAGAGAAAAATCAATCCCtaagacaaaaaataaacagtttccAAGAAATGGTGCAATCTGTGCAAAACTTTATTGGTGCCTTTGCAAACCTCGGGGAAAGTATTAAAAAGTAAGTCTTGAACTTCTAAATAGTAGGTAGGTGCTTATACAAAATGTGTCATACATAATCACATAAAATCCCATCACATACAGGTACTTTAGGACATTCTACTCTACAAcgaattacatttttttttaaccaaactCATTCAGTGGGTTATA
This genomic window contains:
- the LOC124635316 gene encoding multiple C2 and transmembrane domain-containing protein-like, with translation MEEVRGNGDVLKKSHFARLHERIQNKYEEMQRKLDKSRSVDSLSSLKEDYVYKEPRYASCADINNIDTTMKRQDVPFERHSVKYSVIVEEIAKNDASLQYISARQASISESEPTPTIKCGNENDSDSNQFFGDEFSKLSLESLNEVAKESDEYQTPTPTPPPPLSIRNKIGSRISAVKDKRRQKEKEKAENEKKSAREKVEKFILSNTKEERVKTLKRTKVATVTIALIEATGLETDVLEDKPRLLFCRFRLGTEKYKSKVIKTNTSKAKWQELFNFNLYEDNIVEIQLLEKDFCVGRTQIDLTELKKEKTHKLRIKLEGDLEKVEMFMLLTVTGFSLISLDEYQETQRRLAMVTKNSPWYKYKGKSDEVGSLTVIVYGAKGLACNECYCVLELDNERLQTQTEFKTSDPNWMKIFTFEVSDVTSILNITILDEKKTEEVGCLSIPLLNFKSGEKKWYALKDSSLRERAKGNNPRILLEMNLTWKLLKASVRVVNPKEAKYLETKQKLDRHTFTRNLARAKVVLNWTLDAFGVMKTCFEWESRKANVIALMIWMVFCWFFKIWMLPLILLIPFFWYRPPKYFLLRWKDYFLKKIPVEDDIKKEKEEKNQSLRQKINSFQEMVQSVQNFIGAFANLGESIKNLFNFTVPFLSLLAIFLILVIAFVMFMIPTKYIFIIWGIHKFTRKILRPNRIPNNEIMDLLSRVPNDEILLNCEEMPLEDVPEEDVIR